In Cytobacillus oceanisediminis, the following proteins share a genomic window:
- a CDS encoding amino acid ABC transporter ATP-binding protein, protein MSESYMIKVEKLNKSFGDLHVLKDIDITVKESDVVCLIGASGSGKSTLLRCLNFLELKDSGNIIFEGEKVEKETHDLNKVREKVGMVFQHFHLFPHMTVLENVMEAPLHVKKLSKDQVKKDAQELLKKVGLSDKVNVYPSKLSGGQKQRVAIARALAMKPDIMLFDEPTSALDPELVGEVLSTMKELALEGMTMVVVTHEMGFAREVADWAVYMHDGRIVEVGHPEDLFNNPKEQRTKNFLDSVL, encoded by the coding sequence ATGAGTGAATCGTATATGATTAAGGTAGAAAAATTGAACAAATCATTCGGGGATCTGCACGTACTAAAGGACATTGACATAACAGTGAAAGAAAGTGATGTTGTTTGCCTGATCGGTGCAAGCGGGTCCGGAAAAAGCACACTTCTCCGCTGCTTAAACTTTCTTGAATTAAAGGACAGCGGCAATATCATTTTTGAGGGTGAAAAGGTTGAAAAAGAAACACATGATTTAAATAAAGTGAGAGAAAAAGTAGGAATGGTTTTTCAGCATTTTCATTTATTTCCTCATATGACTGTTCTTGAAAATGTGATGGAAGCACCTTTACATGTGAAAAAGCTTTCTAAGGATCAAGTGAAAAAAGATGCCCAGGAACTATTAAAAAAAGTAGGTCTTTCTGACAAGGTGAACGTATATCCATCAAAACTTTCGGGCGGGCAAAAACAGCGTGTAGCCATTGCAAGGGCGCTGGCAATGAAGCCCGATATCATGCTTTTTGATGAGCCGACATCGGCACTTGATCCGGAGCTTGTGGGGGAAGTGCTTTCCACAATGAAAGAGCTGGCCCTTGAAGGGATGACAATGGTCGTCGTCACTCATGAAATGGGCTTTGCAAGAGAAGTGGCAGACTGGGCTGTCTATATGCATGATGGAAGAATTGTAGAAGTGGGACATCCGGAAGATTTGTTTAACAATCCAAAAGAACAAAGAACCAAAAATTTTCTCGATTCAGTACTCTAA
- a CDS encoding uroporphyrinogen-III synthase, translated as MKQTSPLEGMTVLVPRGKKQAHSFSALIQSFGGIPVEIPLIAFEPLQDKEALIQAHKRIHTYDWVIFTSKTAVDAFFENLSLCGPFPNIAVIGEKTKKFLMDKGLKVQFMPREYVAEGFVGDFLPFVEKGMKVLIPKGNLARDYIAASLSENGADVDEIIVYETTFPRESIGLLRKQLSGKGLDVLAFTSPSTVDHFIGALKELGYQNAVKDSVVGCIGPVTKERAKAYGLQVHAVPEEYTVHSMLKSIISYLAEIRREN; from the coding sequence ATGAAACAGACTTCCCCTTTAGAAGGCATGACTGTTTTAGTGCCAAGAGGGAAAAAACAGGCCCACTCCTTTTCGGCCCTCATTCAAAGCTTTGGGGGGATACCAGTTGAGATCCCCTTGATTGCTTTTGAGCCTTTGCAGGATAAGGAAGCTTTAATTCAAGCCCATAAGCGGATTCATACGTATGATTGGGTGATTTTCACAAGCAAAACAGCTGTGGACGCTTTTTTTGAAAATTTGAGTCTTTGCGGGCCTTTCCCTAACATAGCGGTTATCGGAGAGAAGACTAAGAAATTCCTTATGGATAAGGGATTAAAGGTGCAGTTTATGCCCAGGGAATATGTTGCCGAAGGGTTTGTTGGTGATTTTTTGCCATTTGTAGAAAAAGGGATGAAAGTATTAATCCCCAAAGGGAATCTGGCGCGTGACTATATCGCTGCCTCCCTTTCTGAAAATGGTGCTGACGTTGATGAAATCATTGTTTATGAGACAACTTTTCCACGTGAAAGCATCGGTCTGTTAAGAAAACAGCTTTCAGGAAAAGGGTTAGATGTCCTTGCTTTTACCAGTCCTTCCACAGTGGATCATTTTATAGGGGCTTTAAAGGAGCTTGGATATCAGAATGCTGTTAAAGACAGTGTGGTGGGCTGCATCGGGCCTGTGACTAAAGAACGCGCAAAGGCATATGGCCTGCAGGTTCATGCAGTTCCTGAAGAATATACAGTACATAGCATGCTAAAGAGCATTATTAGCTACTTGGCAGAAATTAGGAGGGAAAATTAA
- the hemB gene encoding porphobilinogen synthase, with the protein MDLQFNRHRRLRKSPNMRALIRENFLRTEDLIYPIFVAEGDGIKREIPSMPGIFNLSLDHLEEEMNEVVSLGIKSVLLFGIPKEKDACGQQAYHDHGIVQEATRFIKAKYPEIIVIADTCLCEYTDHGHCGLIENGEVLNDASLELLVQTAVSQAKAGADIIAPSNMMDGFTAAIRAGLDEAGFEDIPVMSYAVKYASAFYGPFRDAADSTPQFGDRKAYQMDPSNRMEAMREAESDLMEGADFLIVKPGMPYLDIVRDVKNNINLPIVIYNVSGEYSMVKAAAQNGWIDEQKIVMEMLTGMKRAGSDLIITYHAKDAARWIKEQD; encoded by the coding sequence ATGGATCTTCAATTTAATAGACATAGACGCCTTCGCAAAAGTCCGAATATGAGAGCGCTTATCCGTGAGAACTTCTTGCGTACTGAGGATTTAATTTATCCGATTTTCGTGGCAGAAGGAGACGGCATTAAAAGAGAAATCCCTTCAATGCCGGGAATATTCAATTTATCGCTGGATCACCTGGAAGAGGAAATGAATGAGGTCGTTTCACTCGGAATAAAATCGGTACTCTTATTTGGAATACCTAAAGAGAAAGATGCATGCGGGCAGCAGGCTTATCATGATCATGGAATCGTACAGGAAGCTACAAGATTTATTAAAGCTAAATATCCGGAAATCATCGTAATTGCTGATACTTGCCTCTGTGAGTATACCGATCATGGCCATTGCGGATTGATTGAAAATGGAGAAGTGCTTAATGATGCATCCCTTGAACTGCTTGTGCAGACAGCTGTCAGCCAGGCTAAAGCAGGAGCAGACATAATTGCCCCATCAAATATGATGGATGGATTTACAGCAGCCATCCGAGCAGGTCTTGATGAAGCCGGATTTGAAGATATCCCGGTTATGTCTTATGCAGTTAAATACGCATCTGCATTTTACGGTCCATTCCGTGATGCTGCTGACAGCACACCGCAATTTGGCGACCGAAAGGCATATCAGATGGATCCTTCCAACCGTATGGAAGCAATGCGCGAAGCAGAATCTGATTTAATGGAAGGGGCAGACTTCCTGATTGTTAAACCGGGAATGCCTTATCTGGACATTGTTCGGGATGTTAAAAACAACATCAATCTGCCGATTGTGATTTATAATGTGAGCGGTGAATATTCAATGGTTAAAGCGGCTGCACAAAACGGCTGGATCGATGAACAGAAGATAGTCATGGAAATGCTCACAGGCATGAAGCGTGCAGGTAGTGATTTAATTATTACTTACCATGCAAAAGATGCGGCAAGGTGGATTAAGGAACAGGACTAA
- a CDS encoding cytochrome c biogenesis protein: MSDIYMTRLHELTVVLYALCVLLYFIDFLHHNRKANRIAFWLLAFVWVLQTVFLILYMINTGRFPVLTIFEGLYFYAWVLITLSLGINRLLRVDFIVFFTNVLGFIIMAIHTFAPVQIDSAVKAQQLISELLLIHITVAILSYGAFSLSFVFSLLYLIQYDLLKRKKWGTRLLRITDLSKLEHMSYVLNVIGVPMLMISLILGIQWAYIKLPYMVWYDSKVIGSFIVLALYSIYLYMKVGKGLYGKSLALWNLASFLIVLINFFLFGKLSSFHFWYS; encoded by the coding sequence ATGTCTGACATCTATATGACACGGCTGCACGAATTAACGGTGGTTCTGTATGCCCTATGTGTCTTATTATATTTTATTGATTTTCTTCATCATAACCGGAAGGCGAATAGGATTGCCTTCTGGTTACTTGCATTTGTATGGGTGCTTCAAACGGTGTTCCTGATACTTTATATGATTAATACTGGAAGGTTCCCTGTATTGACCATTTTTGAGGGCCTATACTTTTATGCCTGGGTGCTTATCACTCTTTCTTTGGGAATTAACAGGCTGCTCAGAGTCGATTTTATCGTCTTTTTTACAAATGTTCTCGGCTTTATCATAATGGCGATCCATACATTCGCACCTGTGCAGATTGATTCGGCTGTCAAAGCACAGCAACTCATCTCTGAATTACTGCTGATTCATATAACAGTTGCAATCCTTTCATATGGGGCCTTCTCGCTTTCCTTCGTTTTTTCCCTGCTTTATCTGATTCAATATGATTTGCTGAAAAGGAAAAAATGGGGAACGAGATTGCTGCGGATAACGGACTTGTCAAAGCTTGAACATATGTCCTATGTATTAAATGTAATCGGTGTACCTATGCTGATGATAAGTTTAATTTTAGGCATTCAGTGGGCATACATTAAGTTGCCCTATATGGTCTGGTATGACTCCAAGGTGATCGGTTCATTCATTGTCCTTGCTTTATATAGTATTTATCTCTATATGAAAGTTGGAAAGGGCCTATATGGAAAATCTTTAGCCCTCTGGAACTTGGCATCATTTTTAATTGTATTAATTAACTTCTTTTTGTTTGGCAAACTTTCATCTTTCCATTTTTGGTATTCATAG
- a CDS encoding LiaI-LiaF-like domain-containing protein: protein MKNQRIFPGIILLGFGAYFFLQQSGFTALQPFYSWPTLLIIVGAAFLIQGYVARDYDSILPGVILTGFGLHFHVVKRLEIWPDHIGTFILIIALGFLLRHQKTGAGLFQGILFLILAALLLFYDRVAEWMGLLENGVSDVWQLWPILLMLIGLYFLLVKKK from the coding sequence ATGAAAAATCAGCGTATTTTCCCAGGAATTATTTTACTCGGATTTGGAGCCTACTTTTTCCTGCAGCAGAGCGGATTTACTGCTTTACAGCCTTTTTATTCCTGGCCGACTCTTCTCATTATCGTCGGAGCAGCCTTTTTAATTCAGGGATATGTCGCAAGAGATTATGATTCCATATTGCCAGGTGTCATTTTAACCGGATTTGGCCTGCACTTTCATGTGGTGAAACGACTGGAAATTTGGCCCGATCATATCGGAACTTTCATTCTGATAATCGCACTCGGCTTCCTCCTTCGGCATCAGAAAACAGGAGCAGGATTGTTCCAGGGCATCTTATTTTTAATTCTTGCCGCATTGCTTCTTTTTTATGACAGGGTTGCAGAGTGGATGGGACTTCTGGAAAATGGTGTTTCTGATGTTTGGCAATTATGGCCGATTCTTTTAATGCTAATTGGATTATATTTTTTATTAGTCAAAAAAAAATAA
- a CDS encoding amino acid ABC transporter permease yields the protein MELLTKFIDTYPVFLKGMLLTFQLTIVAVFIAIFIGLFFAFLKISRIKVLEWIADIYIFLVRGTPLVVQIFIFYFGLTALDISQFWSVVLGLAFHNGAYIAEIFRGSIQSIDKGQMEAGRSLGMTAGLAMRRIILPQAFRRAMPPLGNQFIIALKDSSLASFIGMYELFNVATTYGSNEYDYMSYLLIVAVYYLVLVLIFSILVNMIEKRMASSD from the coding sequence GTGGAATTGCTTACAAAGTTTATTGATACATATCCCGTATTTTTAAAGGGGATGCTCTTAACCTTTCAATTAACCATTGTAGCCGTTTTTATTGCTATTTTTATAGGATTGTTTTTTGCCTTTTTAAAGATTTCAAGAATTAAAGTTCTGGAATGGATTGCGGACATCTATATTTTCCTTGTAAGGGGAACGCCGCTTGTTGTCCAGATTTTTATCTTCTATTTCGGATTGACAGCATTGGATATTTCACAGTTTTGGTCGGTTGTCCTTGGACTTGCTTTTCACAATGGTGCCTATATAGCCGAAATTTTCAGGGGCTCCATTCAATCCATCGACAAAGGACAAATGGAAGCAGGGCGATCGCTGGGTATGACTGCAGGCCTAGCAATGAGAAGGATAATTCTGCCTCAGGCTTTCCGCCGGGCTATGCCGCCTCTAGGCAATCAATTTATCATTGCTTTGAAGGATTCATCACTTGCTTCCTTTATCGGCATGTACGAGCTCTTTAACGTGGCCACGACATACGGTTCCAATGAATATGACTACATGAGCTATTTGCTGATCGTAGCTGTTTACTATTTAGTACTTGTACTTATTTTCTCCATCCTTGTAAATATGATTGAGAAAAGAATGGCAAGCAGTGATTAA
- the hemA gene encoding glutamyl-tRNA reductase, whose translation MHILVVGLNYKTAPVEIRERLTFNPSQLGEAMKTLNDKKSILENVILSTCNRTEIYAVVDQLHTGRYYIKEFLAEHFNMDQSEFSPFLFIYEEDGAIEHLFKVACGLNSMILGETQILGQVRTSFLEAQSENTTGTVFNHLFKQAVTLAKRAHSETEIGANAVSVSYAAVELAKKIFGSLEKKHVLILGAGKMGELAIQNLHANGASKVTVINRTFEKAQDLASRYAGQAKTLHELQCALVEADILISSTGAKEFVVTKDMMAYAEKMRKGKPLFMVDIAVPRDLDPKLADLDSVFLYDIDDLEGIVEANLQERKKAAEKIQLMIEGDIVEFKQWLNLLGVVPVISALREKALAIQSETMTSIERKLPHLSDRDKKVLNKHTKSIINQLLKDPILQAKEMAGQKDSEQALDLFVKIFNIEELVSDQQNVHAAAKPKHAFAQSPQTSFQS comes from the coding sequence ATGCATATCTTGGTCGTCGGTCTAAACTATAAAACTGCCCCTGTTGAAATCCGTGAACGTCTAACCTTTAATCCTTCACAATTGGGCGAGGCAATGAAGACATTAAATGACAAAAAAAGCATTTTAGAGAATGTCATTCTGTCTACATGCAATCGGACCGAAATTTATGCAGTTGTGGACCAGCTTCATACTGGCCGCTATTATATAAAGGAATTTTTGGCAGAACATTTCAATATGGATCAGAGCGAATTTTCTCCATTCCTATTTATTTATGAAGAGGATGGAGCCATTGAGCATCTATTCAAGGTAGCATGCGGCCTTAACTCCATGATCCTTGGCGAGACACAGATTTTAGGACAGGTAAGGACAAGTTTTCTGGAGGCTCAATCAGAAAATACAACCGGAACAGTTTTCAACCACTTGTTTAAGCAGGCAGTAACGCTTGCTAAGCGGGCGCACTCTGAAACGGAAATAGGGGCAAATGCAGTTTCTGTCAGCTATGCAGCAGTGGAACTGGCAAAGAAGATTTTTGGCTCTCTCGAAAAGAAACATGTTCTTATTTTAGGAGCGGGTAAAATGGGTGAGCTGGCAATCCAAAACCTTCATGCCAACGGAGCCAGTAAAGTAACAGTTATTAACCGTACATTCGAAAAAGCGCAGGATCTCGCAAGCCGCTATGCGGGCCAGGCAAAGACATTGCATGAGCTTCAATGTGCCCTTGTTGAAGCTGATATTTTAATCAGTTCTACTGGGGCCAAAGAGTTTGTTGTCACGAAGGATATGATGGCTTACGCAGAAAAAATGCGCAAAGGCAAGCCTCTATTTATGGTGGATATTGCTGTCCCAAGAGACCTGGATCCGAAACTGGCTGACCTGGACAGCGTTTTCCTATATGATATTGATGATCTTGAAGGCATTGTTGAAGCAAACCTTCAGGAGCGTAAAAAGGCAGCCGAGAAGATTCAGCTGATGATTGAAGGGGACATTGTTGAATTCAAGCAATGGCTGAACCTGCTGGGTGTTGTTCCGGTAATTTCCGCCTTGCGTGAGAAAGCACTGGCTATACAGAGTGAAACCATGACAAGCATTGAAAGAAAGCTGCCGCATTTGAGTGATCGTGATAAAAAAGTGCTGAACAAGCATACAAAGAGCATCATCAATCAGCTATTAAAAGATCCTATTTTACAAGCTAAAGAAATGGCTGGACAGAAAGATTCCGAACAGGCATTAGATTTATTTGTAAAAATCTTTAATATAGAAGAACTTGTTTCAGATCAGCAGAACGTGCACGCAGCAGCCAAACCAAAGCACGCATTCGCTCAATCACCGCAGACTTCCTTTCAATCGTAA
- the hemC gene encoding hydroxymethylbilane synthase, translating to MRKIIVGSRRSKLALTQTNWVISQLKSIDPSFEFEVKEIVTKGDKILDVTLSKVGGKGLFVKEIEQAMLDEEIDMAVHSMKDMPAVLPAGLTIGSIPEREDHRDALISKGHIKLNDLKEGSIVGTSSLRRGAQLLAQRPDLEIKWIRGNIDTRLSKLETEEYDAIILAAAGLSRMGWATDVVTEFLEPEVCVPAVGQGALSIECRESDKELRALLDKFTCSETNQTVRAERAFLHKMEGGCQVPIAGFATINETGEMELTGLVGSPDGKVIYKETLTGSDPEELGVKMAVKLTEQGAKELIDRVKEELDGQ from the coding sequence ATGAGAAAAATTATCGTAGGTTCAAGACGAAGCAAGCTGGCACTAACTCAGACAAATTGGGTAATCAGCCAATTGAAAAGCATTGATCCATCTTTTGAGTTTGAGGTGAAGGAAATTGTCACTAAGGGTGATAAAATCCTTGATGTTACCCTTTCAAAGGTCGGAGGAAAAGGGTTGTTCGTAAAGGAAATAGAGCAGGCCATGCTTGACGAAGAAATAGATATGGCTGTACATAGCATGAAGGATATGCCCGCTGTTCTTCCGGCAGGACTGACAATTGGCAGCATTCCTGAAAGGGAAGACCATCGGGATGCTCTTATCTCAAAAGGGCATATAAAACTGAATGATTTAAAGGAAGGATCTATTGTAGGAACAAGCAGCCTGCGCAGAGGGGCACAATTGCTGGCGCAGCGTCCGGATCTTGAGATTAAGTGGATCAGAGGGAACATTGATACCAGATTATCTAAACTGGAAACGGAAGAATATGATGCGATTATTCTTGCAGCAGCAGGACTCTCCAGAATGGGCTGGGCGACTGATGTTGTTACAGAATTCCTGGAGCCGGAAGTATGCGTGCCGGCTGTTGGCCAGGGGGCACTATCCATTGAGTGCCGTGAAAGTGATAAGGAGCTTCGGGCATTGCTGGATAAATTCACATGCTCTGAGACGAACCAGACTGTACGGGCAGAGCGTGCGTTCCTTCATAAAATGGAAGGCGGCTGCCAGGTTCCAATTGCAGGGTTTGCCACAATCAATGAAACGGGTGAAATGGAGTTAACCGGACTTGTAGGTTCCCCTGATGGAAAAGTGATTTATAAGGAGACCCTGACAGGTTCAGATCCGGAAGAGCTTGGTGTTAAAATGGCTGTCAAGCTAACTGAACAGGGGGCTAAAGAGCTGATTGACAGGGTGAAAGAGGAGCTTGACGGGCAATGA